The following are encoded in a window of Vigna unguiculata cultivar IT97K-499-35 chromosome 8, ASM411807v1, whole genome shotgun sequence genomic DNA:
- the LOC114194161 gene encoding triacylglycerol lipase 2-like isoform X2, translated as MANTSLSPILVILFWGFTLATGRKLSPLSTTPATLSSPSSTDGICSSMVRTKGYTCEEHLVTTQDGYVLNMPRIRVGELRGPPVLLQHGLFMDGITWLLLPSKQSLAFLLADNGFDVWVANTRGTKYSRQHITLPTNSSDYWNWSWDELVAYDLPATFKYVHDLTGQKLHYVGHSQGTLIALAAFSQDQLLNILRSAALLSPIAYVGQMTSPLAKNAAENFIAESLYNFGVFEFNMRGVSVIKFLKDLCNNTGIDCTNLLTSFTGPNCCLNPSIVNVFLDHEPQSTATKNMIHLSQK; from the exons ATGGCCAACACATCACTCTCACCAATCCTTGTGATTCTCTTCTGGGGTTTTACTCTTGCAACTGGGAGAAAACTCTCACCACTCAGCACCACTCCTGCAACATTGTCATCACCCTCCTCCACTGATGGTATTTGCTCATCTATGGTGAGGACAAAAGGCTATACCTGCGAAGAACACTTG GTGACAACACAAGATGGTTATGTTCTTAACATGCCAAGAATTAGAGTGGGAGAATTAAGGGGTCCACCTGTTCTTCTACAGCATGGGCTTTTCATG GATGGCATAACATGGTTATTGCTACCTTCAAAGCAGTCTCTTGCATTTCTTTTGGCGGATAatgggtttgatgtttgggttGCTAACACACGTGGAACCAAATATAGCCGGCAACATATAACTTTACCTACTAATAGCTCG GATTACTGGAATTGGTCATGGGATGAATTAGTTGCATATGATCTTCCAGCCACATTCAAGTATGTGCATGATCTAACTGGACAAAAACTGCACTATGTTGGTCACTCACAG GGAACTTTGATTGCATTGGCTGCTTTTTCCCAAGACCAGTTATTGAACATATTGAGATCAGCTGCGTTGCTTAGCCCAATTGCTTATGTTGGTCAGATGACTTCACCCCTTGCTAAAAACGCAGCTGAAAACTTCATTGCAGAG TCACTGTACAACTTTGGAGTCTTCGAATTTAATATGAGAGG GGTCTCTGTTATAAAGTTTCTAAAGGACTTGTGCAATAACACAGGCATTGACTGCACCAACTTGTTGACCTCTTTCACTG GCCCAAATTGCTGCCTCAACCCTTCCATTGTAAATGTATTTTTGGATCACGAGCCTCAGTCAACAGCAACAAAGAACATGATCCATCTATCTCAGA AATGA
- the LOC114194162 gene encoding uncharacterized protein LOC114194162, with translation MQRLRSSVFSAPNLKRKYLNSRAAIEDTFFSTKDTFERHRVVFTVGTSIASVATAWLGYTLRHLHDTKVDQRLQSIENAMKSNSNLHHTEIKDIVAGSGGCSIPACVATAGTSLIIGYALGWRGGSWYATKKFRKEQMKMLGQITPRRWQLLGKIKPKGLQFQFLRRNLTKFKLSDSAMKTSESSIKDAATTHVTGKSN, from the exons ATGCAGCGATTAAGGAGTTCTGTGTTTTCGGCGCCCAACCTTAAGAGAAAGTATCTCAATTCACGGGCTGCGATTGAAGACACTTTTTTTTCCACCAAg GATACGTTTGAGAGACATCGCGTCGTCTTCACTGTTGGAACTTCCATTGCTTCCGTTGCCACTGCTTGGTTAG gTTACACCTTGCGCCATTTACATGACACCAAAGTGGATCAAAGACTTCAATCCATTGAAAATGCT ATGAAAAGCAATTCCAATCTCCATCATACCGAAATCAAAGACATTGTCGCAGGTTCAGGAGGGTGTAGCATTCCTGCTTGTGTTGCCACCGCTGGAACGTCCTTGATTATCGG GTATGCCTTAGGATGGAGAGGTGGAAGCTGGTATGCAACTAAGAAGTTCAGAAAGGAGCAAATGAAAATGCTAGGACAGATTACACCTAGAAGATGGCAATTGCTTGGGAAGATAAAACCTAAAGGGTTGCAATTCCAATTCCTTAGAAGGAACCTTACAAAATTCAAATTGTCGGATAGTGCCATGAAAACATCTGAATCAAGTATAAAGGATGCAGCTACCACACATGTTACTGGAAAATCCAATTAG